In Xylocopa sonorina isolate GNS202 chromosome 3, iyXylSono1_principal, whole genome shotgun sequence, one genomic interval encodes:
- the Dim1 gene encoding thioredoxin-like protein Dim1 has product MSYMLSHLHNGWQVDQAILSEEDRVVVIRFGHDWDPMCMKMDEVLYNIAEKVKNFAVIYLVDITQVPDFNKMYELYDPCTVMFFFRNKHIMIDLGTGNNNKINWTLEDKQEMIDIIETVYRGARKGRGLVVSPKDYSTKYRY; this is encoded by the exons ATGTCTTATATGCTGTCACATCTTCACAATGGATGGCAAGTGGACCAGGCAATTTTATCGGAAGAAGACAGAGTGGTT GTTATCAGATTTGGCCACGATTGGGATCCAATGTGTATGAAAATGGACGAAGTTCTTTATAATATCGCTGAGAAAGTAAAAAACTTTGCTGTTATTTACTTAGTTGATATCACGCAAGTACCTgacttcaataaaat GTACGAATTGTACGATCCTTGTACAGTCATGTTTTTCTTTAGAAACAAACACATAATGATcgatttaggaactggaaataataataaaatcaaTTGGACATTGGAAGACAAACAAGAAATGATCGACATTATTGAGACGGTCTACAGGGGTGCCAGAAAAGGTAGAGGTTTAGTTGTTTCACCTAAAGATTATTCAACAAAATATCGTTATTAG